The proteins below are encoded in one region of Levilactobacillus namurensis:
- a CDS encoding proline--tRNA ligase yields MKQSKLLIPTLKEVPNDAEALSHQMMLRAGYIRQVTAGMYAYLPLAFRVLTNIETIIREEMDKIDAVETLMPAVLPASLWRDSGRYETYGPNLFKFKNRHDSDFILAPTHEETYTMLIRDAVKSYKRLPLVMYQIQAKYRDEDRPRYGLLRGREFIMKDAYSFSLDDADLDRIYGQMEGAYERIFDRIGLNYRAIVGDGGAMGGKDSKEFSAIAPVGEDTIVYSDSSDYAANLEMAKSLFISKKSHATPADLEKIATPGVKSIEDLAAFLKVQPADLVKSMLYMADKDQPVLVLVRGDHEVNETKLKNYLNADFLDPATPEDAEKYLGASFGSLGPVGVGEDVKILADQYVGDMVNVAVGANEDGHHYINANIDRDFRVDAYVDLRTVQAGDVSPDGSGVLKFTKGIEIGHIFKLGTRYSDALGATVLDENGRQQPVVMGCYGIGVSRLLSAVAEQQADEHGLVWPRNIAPFDIHLIPVNLKKAEQADLTAELEKQLTAAGYRVLTDDRKERPGVKFADSDLMGIPARITVGKKAGEGIVEIKIRKTGETVEAIKDEVASTIEILFKDID; encoded by the coding sequence ATGAAGCAATCAAAACTACTCATTCCAACCTTGAAAGAGGTGCCGAATGATGCTGAGGCTCTCAGCCATCAAATGATGCTGCGGGCTGGTTATATCCGTCAGGTGACGGCGGGGATGTACGCTTACCTCCCACTAGCCTTTCGGGTCTTGACCAACATCGAAACCATCATTCGCGAAGAAATGGACAAGATCGACGCCGTGGAAACGTTGATGCCGGCGGTCTTACCGGCCTCTTTGTGGCGGGATTCCGGCCGTTATGAGACTTACGGTCCTAACCTGTTCAAGTTCAAGAACCGGCATGACAGTGACTTTATCTTGGCACCGACGCACGAAGAAACTTACACCATGTTGATTCGCGATGCCGTGAAGTCCTACAAGCGGTTGCCTCTCGTGATGTACCAAATCCAAGCGAAGTACCGCGATGAAGACCGGCCACGGTATGGGTTGTTACGGGGTCGTGAGTTCATCATGAAGGATGCCTACTCCTTCTCCCTGGACGATGCTGATTTGGACCGGATTTATGGTCAGATGGAAGGGGCTTACGAGCGCATCTTCGATCGAATCGGGTTGAACTACCGGGCAATCGTCGGGGATGGCGGTGCCATGGGTGGCAAAGATTCCAAGGAATTCTCCGCCATCGCACCAGTGGGTGAAGACACCATCGTCTACTCGGATTCTTCCGACTACGCGGCAAACCTGGAAATGGCCAAGAGTCTCTTTATCAGCAAGAAGTCGCACGCAACGCCAGCTGACCTGGAGAAGATTGCCACCCCAGGCGTGAAGAGTATTGAGGACTTGGCGGCCTTCTTAAAGGTCCAACCAGCTGACCTAGTCAAGAGTATGCTCTACATGGCGGATAAGGACCAACCGGTCTTGGTTCTGGTTCGTGGCGACCACGAAGTCAACGAAACCAAGCTGAAGAATTACTTGAATGCGGACTTCTTGGACCCTGCAACGCCGGAAGATGCTGAAAAGTACCTGGGGGCTAGCTTTGGCTCCCTGGGTCCGGTTGGCGTCGGCGAAGACGTTAAGATCTTAGCGGACCAATACGTGGGTGACATGGTCAACGTGGCCGTGGGCGCCAATGAAGATGGCCACCATTACATTAACGCGAATATTGACCGGGACTTCCGGGTCGATGCTTACGTGGACTTACGGACGGTTCAGGCAGGGGATGTCTCCCCGGACGGCTCTGGCGTCTTGAAGTTTACTAAGGGCATCGAAATTGGCCACATTTTCAAGCTGGGGACGCGGTACTCGGACGCCTTGGGTGCAACGGTCTTAGATGAGAACGGGCGGCAACAACCCGTGGTCATGGGATGCTACGGTATCGGAGTGAGCCGGTTGCTGTCCGCAGTGGCGGAACAACAAGCGGATGAACACGGGCTGGTTTGGCCCCGGAACATCGCACCGTTCGACATTCACTTGATTCCGGTTAACCTGAAGAAGGCGGAACAAGCTGATTTGACGGCTGAACTGGAAAAGCAACTGACGGCTGCAGGATACCGGGTCTTGACCGATGACCGGAAGGAACGGCCAGGGGTCAAGTTTGCGGATTCCGATTTGATGGGGATTCCAGCTCGGATCACCGTCGGTAAAAAAGCCGGTGAAGGCATCGTCGAAATCAAGATTCGCAAGACCGGTGAGACGGTCGAAGCCATCAAAGACGAGGTTGCCAGCACCATTGAAATTTTGTTTAAAGATATTGACTAG
- the rseP gene encoding RIP metalloprotease RseP: MITTIITFIIVFGILVIVHEFGHFYFAKRGGILVREFSIGMGPKLVYHRGKDGTTYTLRLLPVGGYVRMAGAEDDEEELKPGTPVSLYLGANDTVERINTSKKSTLFNGIPLEVTATDLEDDLWIEGYENGDESAVKRYPVAHDATIIENDGTELRIAPRDVQFQAASLGRRLVTNFAGPMNNILLAIVTFMLMAVAQGGVAMGTNQVQVSTTPVSVAKQAGIRNNDKILSVNGQKTKDWTALSQAIQPRANKATKVTIDRNGTLKHLTLTPKGETSNGKTVGMIGITQAQDKRVGTILLSGFTQTWTMTKALFGALWHMVSGHFSLNDLGGPVAIFATTSEAAKFGLVGILNFLAFLSLNLAIVNLLPIPALDGGKILLNLIEAVRRKPLSENVEAGITLVGVAFLVVLMLLVTWNDIERYFIR, from the coding sequence GTGATTACAACGATTATTACCTTTATCATTGTCTTTGGTATCTTGGTCATCGTGCATGAGTTTGGGCATTTTTACTTTGCCAAGCGTGGCGGGATCCTGGTACGGGAATTCTCCATCGGTATGGGACCTAAGCTGGTCTACCACCGGGGGAAGGACGGGACGACTTACACGTTACGGCTACTCCCCGTCGGTGGGTACGTCCGGATGGCGGGCGCCGAAGATGACGAAGAAGAGCTGAAGCCTGGGACGCCGGTGAGCTTGTATCTCGGGGCCAACGATACGGTGGAACGGATCAATACCAGTAAAAAATCGACGCTGTTTAACGGCATCCCGTTAGAAGTCACGGCCACGGATCTAGAAGATGACCTGTGGATTGAAGGGTACGAGAACGGTGACGAATCAGCCGTTAAACGCTACCCCGTGGCGCACGACGCGACGATTATTGAAAATGATGGGACGGAACTCCGAATCGCCCCACGCGACGTTCAGTTTCAAGCGGCTTCGCTGGGGCGCCGCCTGGTCACCAACTTTGCGGGACCGATGAACAACATCTTGTTGGCTATTGTGACGTTTATGTTGATGGCGGTAGCTCAAGGCGGTGTTGCCATGGGCACCAACCAAGTGCAGGTGTCCACGACCCCGGTTTCGGTCGCCAAGCAAGCGGGGATTCGGAATAACGATAAGATTTTAAGCGTCAACGGACAAAAGACTAAGGATTGGACGGCGCTGAGTCAGGCCATTCAACCCCGGGCCAACAAGGCCACCAAAGTGACCATTGACCGCAACGGGACGCTCAAGCACCTGACTTTAACGCCGAAGGGGGAGACCTCTAACGGGAAGACGGTCGGCATGATCGGTATCACGCAGGCCCAAGACAAGCGTGTGGGGACGATTCTGCTGTCCGGGTTCACACAGACTTGGACCATGACCAAAGCGCTGTTTGGTGCGTTATGGCACATGGTTTCGGGTCACTTTAGCTTAAACGATCTGGGGGGGCCGGTGGCTATTTTCGCCACGACTTCTGAGGCCGCCAAGTTTGGGTTGGTCGGGATTCTGAACTTCCTGGCCTTCCTGTCCTTGAACTTAGCAATTGTGAATTTACTGCCAATTCCAGCCTTGGATGGTGGTAAAATATTATTAAACCTAATCGAAGCCGTTCGCCGTAAACCACTTTCGGAAAACGTGGAAGCGGGGATTACCTTAGTTGGGGTGGCCTTCTTGGTCGTCTTGATGTTGTTGGTAACCTGGAACGATATCGAACGCTACTTTATTCGATGA
- a CDS encoding phosphatidate cytidylyltransferase — translation MKQRVITAIVALVIFIPIIIAGGVWVDIAAFALGLVALSEVLIMRKKLLISPEAIISGLGILVVIAPTTWFNHLLHYLTSWYLVYLFVLLLLVRTVFSRNRFSFDDAGVITLSMLYIGIGFHFFVAARAVSLVTLLYALFIVWLTDSGAYMIGRKLGRHKLAPHISPNKTWEGSIGGTLVATILVSIFWYFFPTGDYSLITMVGLTLIFSIVGQLGDLVESALKRYYGVKDSGKILPGHGGILDRFDSLLLVLPVIHLFGLI, via the coding sequence ATGAAACAACGGGTTATTACGGCGATCGTGGCGTTGGTTATTTTTATCCCCATTATTATCGCCGGCGGAGTTTGGGTCGATATTGCGGCCTTTGCATTAGGGTTAGTGGCGTTATCGGAAGTCTTGATCATGCGGAAAAAATTGTTGATCAGTCCAGAAGCCATCATTTCGGGACTAGGGATCTTAGTGGTGATTGCGCCAACGACGTGGTTCAACCACTTACTCCACTATCTTACGTCGTGGTATTTGGTCTACTTGTTCGTCCTGTTACTCTTAGTGCGGACGGTCTTCTCCCGCAACCGGTTCTCCTTTGACGACGCCGGGGTGATTACGCTGAGCATGTTATACATCGGGATCGGGTTCCACTTCTTCGTGGCGGCCCGGGCCGTGAGCTTGGTCACCTTATTGTACGCGCTGTTCATTGTCTGGCTGACGGATTCTGGAGCTTACATGATTGGCCGGAAGCTGGGGCGGCATAAATTAGCACCGCACATTAGTCCTAATAAGACTTGGGAAGGGTCCATCGGGGGCACCCTGGTCGCGACGATTCTGGTTTCGATTTTCTGGTACTTCTTCCCGACCGGGGACTACAGTCTGATTACGATGGTGGGGTTGACGTTGATCTTCTCCATCGTGGGTCAATTGGGGGATTTGGTAGAATCCGCTTTGAAACGCTACTACGGCGTCAAGGACTCTGGGAAGATTCTTCCGGGTCACGGGGGAATCTTAGACCGGTTTGATAGTTTACTGTTAGTTTTACCCGTGATTCATCTCTTTGGTTTGATTTAG
- a CDS encoding isoprenyl transferase encodes MFSFLNKDQQTGEVAERQLDESNIPAHVAIIMDGNGRWAQQRHLPRIAGHKQGMYTVKTVAKAASQLGVKVLTLYAFSTENWKRPIAEVNYLMKLPVDFFSTFVPDLVKNNIRVKVMGYTDKLPAATQQAVQDAITATQDCTGMVLNFALNYGGRAEIVTAMQQLAQRVQAGDLAPEAIDEALISQHLMTGDLGDLQDPDLLIRTSGEERLSNFMLWQVAYSEFVFMADHWPDFDQTTLERAIYAYQQRHRRFGGLTNK; translated from the coding sequence GTGTTCTCATTTTTAAATAAGGATCAACAAACCGGCGAGGTCGCCGAGCGACAGCTTGATGAAAGCAACATTCCCGCCCACGTTGCCATCATTATGGATGGTAACGGTCGGTGGGCGCAGCAGCGGCATTTACCGCGAATCGCTGGTCATAAGCAGGGGATGTATACTGTGAAGACGGTCGCCAAAGCGGCCAGTCAGCTGGGTGTGAAGGTGTTGACGCTCTACGCGTTCTCAACGGAAAATTGGAAACGGCCGATAGCAGAAGTCAATTACCTCATGAAATTACCGGTCGACTTCTTCAGCACGTTCGTTCCGGACCTGGTGAAGAATAATATCCGCGTCAAAGTGATGGGGTATACGGATAAGCTTCCTGCGGCCACGCAACAAGCGGTACAGGATGCGATTACGGCGACTCAGGATTGTACGGGGATGGTCTTAAACTTCGCCTTGAACTATGGTGGTCGGGCCGAAATCGTCACGGCGATGCAGCAGTTGGCCCAACGCGTTCAAGCGGGCGACTTAGCGCCGGAAGCCATTGACGAAGCCTTGATCAGTCAACACTTGATGACGGGTGACTTGGGGGACTTACAAGACCCTGACCTGTTGATTCGGACCAGTGGGGAAGAGCGACTGTCGAACTTTATGCTTTGGCAGGTCGCCTACAGCGAGTTCGTCTTTATGGCGGACCATTGGCCGGACTTTGATCAAACGACGTTAGAACGGGCCATCTACGCTTACCAGCAACGGCATCGGCGGTTTGGTGGTTTAACCAATAAGTAA